The sequence below is a genomic window from Pleurocapsa sp. PCC 7327.
TCGTGACTCGCATCGTTGATAAAGGTTTTCTGAGTTGTCAAAGCAGCTTGGAGGCGATCGAGCATTTTATTAAAGGTTGTCGCTAGTTCCCCCATTTCTCCACTGCTTTGTACGGGAATTCTTTTATTGAGATTTGACTCGCTAATCGAACGGGCTGTGGAGGCGAGCGATCGCAAGGGTGCTAATATCTTTCCAGAAGCCGCCCACACCAGAATTAAAGCCAAGAGTAAACCCACTAGCAAGACATAAGCGACAATGATAATGACTCCCATCGCTTCTTGCCTCTCTCCCGCCGTCGTATGGGCAATTACCAACGCGCCTCTTGCCCGTCCATCAATTATGACAGGTGTAGCCAAATAGAGAATGTTGCCGAGTTCTGGATCTGGGGTTTTCTCTTCGCCTTGCTCTTTTTTGGTCAATTTTGCCCAACGCCGCATCAGTTCAGACTCTTCGTGCAATAGTTCGGGTCGTCCTCTAGGGCTGGATCGGTAGAATCGACCGTTGAGAAAGGTAATCAAAAAGGTATCGTCTTCTGGAATCTGGCGGTAGAGAAATTCTTGGAAAATTTTCTTAAGATCTCCTTCGGTAAATGTGTCCGAGTCTGAAGATCGTTGTGCTACGAAACTCTTAAAGGTTTCCAGTTCTTCGACTAACTCTCCCTTGACTCGCCTATCTACTCCATTGAAGACTAGCTCGGCAATAATAGGGACTGAGATTCCGATAAAACCTGTCATGAGGATGCCATACCAGGCAAAAATGCGATTTCGCGTCTCCCAAAGAAATCCTCGCTCTCGGAGCGTTCGCTTTTCTTTTGTTTTCTTTGCTAAAAAATCGCCCTTGTTAACAGACTCTTGTGCCCCTACCGTCATGACTTTCCCTGTTTTTCGATGTCGTCGGGTTTTAGTCTATATGGTAAAAGCATGAATGGCGGATGTCAGTCCCATCGAACCATGCCAACAAGACTCGTATTGAGAATTTCTACTTCGGCAATAAGGAAAATAGTAGAAATAAGTGGAATAAAATCACCGTATTGGCTTCGGAGTGCGAGAAGAACTCAACAATACTAGACCGCTATACAGTTGAAAGGTGTTATCCCAGTCGGTTTCTTCTCGACGAAATAGATCGATCTGCGGATCGATGAGTTTGAGCGTATCTGAAAAATCTCTTGCCATGCCTGCAAAAGCGTTAAAGTCTGACCAGACAGGAATGGTTGCAAGTTGCTGCTGCAAAAATTGCATTAGATGATTCCACTTTTCGCTCAGTGTCGTTTGTCCGTCGGCAGACCGTTGTCGATCGAAAAAGATTATCCCTTCGTGAAACTGATATCCTCGATCCCATAGCCGCACAATGGCATTTCTCCCTGGTAAATGCAGGTCGCAGACTTTGACGTAATCCTGAATTTGCGTTTTGCGAATCAGTCTACCCCTAACATCGCGATCGACGCATTTTTCAAATAAGGGAAGTAATACTTCTACTCGTTGACTCACTTGCGACCAATCGAAATCGATCGCTACCGAGCGACCGTTTTTCTCTTGACAAATAACTGTAGCTGTGGCGAGTGCCGATTGAAAGTATCGCACTTTGTAGACCTCGATCGCGTTAATTCGGCTAATTGGCAGGCAGAAACAGGGAATTTCTGCGGCGGCGATCGCAGCGCTATAGAATCGCAGTTCTCCCAAAGAACCCGTGCGATATAATCGCCAAGAGCGAGTCGGCAGTTGTAAGCGAGCGATATAGAGGTCGAGATTCATAATTTTGGCAAATTTTTTGGCAGCGCTTTGCCTCAATTCGGGGTCGATCGCTTCTAGCACTAACACGGCTGGTTTTTGACTCCCCGGTTCTGCCATGGCGCGATCGCGTTCCTGCTGTCGTTGTTGCCGTTCGATTTGGACTAACCGCTCGATCCCCTGACGAGCTTGCGAGATAATTTTAGGGTTGGTAGCATTGCACAACACTTCCCGATATCCTTGCTCTGCGACTGCTAGATTGCCGCTAGCTTCCGCTAGGCGAGCGCTATAAAATGCAATCCAAGGATGATCCGGTTCTTGCTGTTTTAGGTCTTGTAGTAATCGGTTGGCACGTTCGCAATCTCGACGCTCGATCGCCTCGACAACTCGTTCAAGCATGGGTTAGTCGTTAGTGGTTACTGGTTAGTTATTGGTTGCTCGACACTAGCGGCAACGACAGAGACAGCCACAATCGGAGCGGTTATCGCTCTTAGGATCCGACGACCGAGAGAAACTGGCGCAAAACCAGCCGCGATCGCTCCTTTTACTTCTGCTTCCGTCCATCCGCCTTCGGGCCCGGTGGCAATGACGAGATTGTTTTTTGGCGGTTTCTCCCGAAGGTAGGTGAGTAAGTGGTTGGCTTCTATGCGAGTAACACAAATATAGCGATCGGTTTCTAAATCGTCCACTTCTATTAAAGCTTTGGCAAAGTCAATCGGCTCTAAAACCACTGGAACGATTTGCCTCTCGGACTGTTCGGCGGCTTCGGTGGCGATTTTGCGCCAGCGTTCCAATTTATTCGTGCTGGGGTTGAGTAACGTGCGATCGCTAATAGTTGGCATAAAAGCCATTGTCCCTAATTCGGTGCAGCAGCGCACGATCTCCTCAAATCCATTGCCTTTGGGCAAGGCTGTCATTAGGGTTACGGCAATGGGTAATTCTGTAGACTCGCTCAGGGGTTCGATAATCTGTGCCGACGTTCCTACCAATCGAGCGACCCAAGATTTTCCCCGTCCGTCCATTGCCACAAAGCGATCGTCTTTCCGCAATCGCAAAACTCGACTGAGGTAATGTTGCTGTTGGGAAGTAAGATGAATTTTCTCGTTTTGTTGTTGTGCGGAGTCGATAACTAAGCGATAAACCATTGCAAATTCTGCTGCGCGAGTTCAAAAAATGTGGCTCGATCGCAAACTTGCGATCGAGCCACAGACACCATCTTACTATGTCTTGTTTTATCCCAAGACTTCCATCGCTATCTTAATGTTCTGGCGAACCGAGTCAGCCGAGGCGTGCAATGCCTTTTGTTCTTCATCAGTCAGCTTCACTTCTAAAATACTTTCAACCCCGCGACATCCCAAGCGACAGGGAACGCCGAGGAAAATATCGTCTAAACCATATTGTCCTTGGAGATAGGCAGCCGCCGGGAGAAGGCGGGACCGATCGCGCAAAATTGCCTCTACCATCAAGCAACCAGAAGAGGCAGGGGCATAGTAAGCCCCTCCAGTTTGCAATAACTTGACAACTTCTGCGCCGCCATGACGAGTTCGCTCTACTAACCGTTCGATCGTTTTCTCATCCATCAGTTCGGCAATGGGAACGCCTCTGACGGTACAGTAACGAATCAAGGGCAGCATTAAATCCCCGTGTCCTCCCAGCACCATCGTACTGACATCGGCGGTACAAACTCCCAGTTCCATGGCAATAAAGGTTTGCAAGCGAGAAGAGTCGAGCACTCCTGCCATTCCCATGACTTGAAAAGCGGGAAGCCCAGTCGCTTTCCACGTCAGATAGGTCATCGCGTCTAAAGGATTTGTGATGACGATAAACTGAGCGTTGGGGGAATATTTAATGGCTTTTTGGGCTACGTCGGCTACGATCTTAGCATTGGTGTAGATGAGATCGTCCCGACTCATTCCCGGTTTGCGAGCAAGACCTGCGGTGATGACCACAATATCGGAACCGACAGTATCCTCATAGTTATTAGTGCCGATAATCTTACTGTCGTGTAATTCTATCCCTTGAGCTGCCATTAAATCTAGGGCTATTCCCTGGGGCAATCCTTCGACGATATCGATAAGGACGACATCTGCTAGATTTTTTTCAGCAATTCGCTGAGTTAAAGTTCTCCCCACGTTGCCAGCACCGATAACGGTCACGAGGGGAGATTTGCAATGAGGTGGGGTGTATGAGGAAGAGGGAGCGTTCATGAGTCCGATTGATGAGTTAATACTCATTCAGTTAGTTCTAATTGATCGATGCGAAACCAAATGTTCGGTGTCGGTACGTAGAACTTAACCAGGGCATATTCTTCATTAAGATCGACAACTTCACCCTTACTTTCAAAAATGTATGAGGGAAAGCGCGTATCGCTTGCTTTTGCCTCTAGGCTATTCTCTAGTGTTTCCCGAACAACACGAACTAAAGCACCTTTCTTGATCTTACTTGCCATAGTTGTCATCGATTGGATGTTGCTAATTGTCCAATCTAAATTTTTGCATAAAAAAGTTAAGATATTCTACAAATAAATAATGAGAATTCCGATTTAACTGGAATTCGGCGATTGTAAATCTTAACGACAACAAGTTTTTCTGGGAAAAAATTAATAATTAATTGCAAAATTTAATCTTTATTTGAATTGATAGGATAGCGAACAATTTTCTGATGTAATACGAAGTCTAACCGATCGCATTTCCTTATAATCAAACAGAAGCGATCGGGAAAAACAGTGTAATACTTTTTCCCCTGACAATTGCAAATTGCGAATTGCGAATTGTTTGAGTCACCGATTAGCCGCCAGGTTTACAGACGTTATAATCTTCGTGAGAAACCACTGCTTCTGGTGCTAGAAAGTTGCCGCAATCTCGGCAGAGCAATCGGTAATTGCGAGTAACGGGGATACTGATAACAAAGCGATCGTGCCTCAATCGCTTGCCGCGAAAGTCCCGGTAATTTCTTTGATTTGCCAGCCCTTGCATAATTTCGCGGGCTTTAACGACCACATTTTTAGGTAACGCCCTCAAATCGATGGGATCGCCGTCAAAAGTTGCATCCCAAGCATTTTTTTGCTGTCTTTTTTGTTCCCGTTCGACTTGCTCTCTGGCACATCTATGGCAAACTTGACCGTAGCCTCGATGACCGCAGGGGAAGATCTTTTTTCGTCTTGACATAGAACTGCGTGCGAGTAGAATCCGGTATTTTTTCTAGCTCATTAGCTGTTTTAACGGCTGCATCAGTTTTGACTGACAGACGCAAGCAATTAGTTCGATTTTCGGCACAATGAATGCGATTTCGACATTGAGCGATCGCTCAATGTCCAATTCATCCTAGTTGAAAAAAGCTATATCTCTAGGATACAAGTTGCGATAGTCGATCGCTTGCGCAAAAATGCAAGATCGTAGATCGTAAAGCAATTCTCATTGTGAAATTACTTGATGGAAAGCTCGACAAACAGCTTTGAGCCTTCTAATGTTATGTTTAATTGGGTAGACAAACTCGAACGCTAAATTGACGCTATGTTACGCTCCTACTTCGATACGGAAGATAACGAACGCAGACCCTTCGAGTTACCGGGGGCAAAACCGCACTACAATCCCGACCGCCCCGGACAAGTCAACCATATTTTTCTAGATTTAGTTCTCGATATCCCTAACAAAAGCGTTCGGGGAACTTGTACCATCACCTTAATTCCCGTTAGAGAGGGAATTAACCAGCTAACCCTCGATGCAGTCGATTTACAAATTGACTCGGTATTGGTCGATAACGTCAGTCAACCTTTCGACTACGATAGACAACAGCTAACCGTTCGCCTCCTCAATCCCACAGAGAATAAACCAATTCAAATTGCGATCGCCTACCGCGTCGAAAATCCCCGACGCGGACTCTATTTTATCTCCCCAGACGAACATTATCCCAACAAACCCGTCCAAGTTTGGACGCAAGGGGAAGATGAAGACTCCCGTTTCTGGTTCCCCTGTTTCGATTATCCCGGTCAATTAGCTACGTCAGAAATTCGCGTTCGCGTCCCCAAACAATTCCTTGCCATTTCTAACGGAGGACTCGTTTCTGTAGAAGAAGTCGGGGAAGACAAAATTTATCACTGGTCGCAAAAACAAGTCCATCCTACTTATTTGATGACCCTGGTAGTAGGCGATTTTGCTGAAATAGAAGACAAATGGCACGGGATTCCCGTCACCTACTACGTAGAAAAAGGACGGGAAGCAGACGGTCTTCGCAGCATGGGCAAAACCCCTCGCGCGATCGAGTTTTTCTCTCAAAAATTTGGCTACCCCTATCCCTATCCCAAGTACGCCCAAGTCTGCGTGGATGACTTTATTTTTGGCGGGATGGAAAATACTTCTACGACTCTACTGACCGACCGTTGTTTGCTGGACGAACGCGCCGCCCTCGACAACCGCAATACAGAAAGTTTAGTCGTTCACGAACTCGCCCATCAATGGTTTGGGGATCTGGTCGTCATCAAGCATTGGTCGCACGCTTGGATTAAAGAAGGAATGGCGACTTACTCGGAGGTTTTGTGGACAGAATCCGAATACGGGAAAGACGATGCCGCTTACTATCTATTAGGAGAGGCGAGGAACTATATCGATGAGGATTCCTCTCGCTATCGCCGCCCTATCGTCACTCACGTCTATCGAGACGCGATCGAACTGTACGACCGCCATTTGTATGAAAAAGGGGCTTGCGTCTATCATATGATTCGCACGATTTTGGGCGATGAATTATTTGAGAAAGCCATTCATACGTTTGTGCGAGATAACGCCCACAAAACAGTAGAAACGGTCGATTTGTTGCGGGCGATCGAAAAGGCAACCGGATATAATTTAATGTTCCTTTTCGATCAATATGTCTTCCGAGGCGGTCATCCCGACTATAAAGTTGCCTATGCTTGGGATGGAGACAGTAATTTAGCCAAACTAACAGTAACTCAAACCCAAGCCAAAGAAAATAAAAATGCCAGCAAAAGCGAATTATTCGACCTAAAAATTCCCATTGGTTTTGGCTATATTAACAATCCAGTACAACTAAAAACTTTTACCCTACGCATCCATGAGAAAGAACAAAGCTTTTATTTTCCGCTAGAGAAAAAACCCGATTTCGTCAGCTTTGATGCCGGCAATAACTTCCTCAAAACCGTCACTTTAGAGTATCCAATTCCCGAATTAAAAGCCCAACTCAAATGCGATCCCGATCCGATTTCGCGGATTCATGCAGCGGCAGCTTTGGCAAAAAAAGGCGGATTAGAAGTGATTGAAGCCCTCTGTGATACCTTAACTCAAGATCCTGTTTGGGGCGTTCGCGTAGAAGCGGCCAAACAGTTAGCTAAAATCAAATTAGACCAAGCAGGAACGGCTTTAATGAAAGGATTGCAAGACGAAAATGCTAGGGTGCGTCGCGCGGTAGTCGAAGCATTAGGAGAAATTAAAACGCCCGAATGCTATGAAGCCTTAAAAAATGTATTAGAGAAAGGCGATGCCAGTTATTATGTTGAAGCGTCAGCCGCCCGCAGTTTAGGAGGAATAATATCGGGAACTTTGAAAGAAAAAGAAGGAGAAGTTATTGACTTACTCAAGAAAGTCTTAGAAGAACGTTCCGGTTGGAATCAAGTCGTAACTTCCGGTGCAATTGGTGGATTAAGTAATCTCAAAACTTCTTCTGCCGCTGTCGATATTATTCTCGACTATACCAAACTTGGAATTCCTCAACCTTTGCGATTGGCTTCTATTCGTGCGTTAGGAACAATTTCTGTCGGTCAAACTCCCGATAAAGTCGAGGCAATTTTAGAACGATTAGAAGCAATTTCTAAGGAAAGTTTCTTCTTGACTCAAGTTGCGGTTACTTCTGCTTTGGGACAAATGGAAACCCCTAAAGCCATTGGTATCCTTCAATCTTTGGCAGAACAAACGTCCGATGGGAGAGTCCGTCGCCTGGCAGAAGAAGCTGTTGAAAAAGTGCAGAAAAACTTGGGTTCCGATAAAGCCATTAAAGAATTGCGGGAGGAATTAGAGAAAATTAAACAAGAAAATCAAGAACTCAAAAGTCGCGTCGCCGAATTAGAAGCAAAAGCAAAATAAGTTTCAAGTTTCACTTACCTCAAGCGGCTACTTTCTCGACCGCAATTCTTAATAATTTAATTAAAAACTAGCGTTTCAATCTTCTGAATGTCTATCTTTCCCAAGATAGATTAGTGCAGTTTGCCATAAATCTAATATCAATGTATCGTGTTAATTTGAGAATGGCTTAAGATTTATAGCAGCACATCTAGCTCATGCGTCAAATTTCTTCAACTACTACCAAAAATCTCTTACAAAATCCTATTTCGTGGCTACACAGTCTTTGGAAATTTTCTCGTCCTCATACCATCATTGGTACTAGCCTTAGCGTTCTTGCTTTATATATCATCGCGATCGCAAACCTTGAGAATTCTGTTAAATTAGAAAATTTATGGCAGCTTTTAGGAACTTGGATTGCTTGTTTGTGCGGCAACATTTATATTGTGGGATTAAATCAACTAGAAGATGTTGCTATTGACGAAATTAATAAACCCCACCTCCCGATTGCCGCAGGAGAATTTTCTCGAAAACAAGGACAGTCGATTATAGGGATTACGGGGATATTGGCGCTAGTTTTAGCTGGATTTTTGGGAAGTTGGTTATTAGTAACGGTTAGTATTAGTTTAGTTATTGGTACGGCTTATTCTTTAACGCCAATTCGCTTAAAAAGATTTCCTTTTTGGGCAGCATTATGTATTTTTACCGTGCGAGGGGTAATCGTAAATTTAGGACTTTTTTTGCATTTTAGAAAAACTTTACAAGGTCAAGAATCGATTCTTCCTTCTGTGTGGGTATTGACGTTATTTATTTTGGTATTTACCGTAGCGATCGCAATCTTTAAAGATGTCCCAGACATGGAAGGAGATAAGCAATATAATATCACGACTTTTACATTACTTTTGGGCAAGCAAGCCGTATTTAACCTCGCTCGTTGGGTAATTACCCTATGTTATTTGGGAACGATCCTAGCTGGAATTGGACGAATTCCGGGCGTAAATTCAGGGTTTCTCGTTCTTAGTCATGGAGGCTTGTTAATATTGCTGTGGTGGCGGAGTTGGGAGGTAGACTTGGAAAATAAAAACGCGATCGCGCAATTTTATCAATTTATTTGGAAGCTATTTTTCCTGGAATACTTATTCTTTCCTGCTGCTTGTATTCTGCAATGAAAATTCAATACTATTGCCTAGCAATCTTAGCATCGATCGTTGGCGGTTCTAAAGCTCCTGCATCCAATGCGATCGATACAACGAAACTATCGGGAAATATTAGCTTAACCCTGGAAAAGGGAGTATGGAAACTTTGGCAGGAAAAACCCACTTATCAGAATATAACTATAGATCTGGCTTGCGACAGAGGTCAGTGCGAATCGGAAGCTTGGGCATATGCCCCTCAATTCAATCAAGACGTGGATCATCAGGGAACGGTTGAAGTTACCCGTTTAGATAATGTTTGGCAACTGAAAGTCAAGCTGAAAATTCAATCTCATCCCTGGCAAAAAACCCCCTTTCAAGAAGCCGACTATATTATCGAACTAATCCCCCATCAAGGCAAACTCATCGGCAGTTACGCGGGCAGGTTCAACAATCGTTCTCTAAGCGGCAAAGTCAGTGGCACGACCGCTCTCCATTGGCCCAAACCCATTGCCAACTTTCAGCCAGTTCGTCCTCAAGAACATCCCCGATTGGTTTTCCGCAGCGACGAACTGCCAGCCCTGCGAGAGAAAGCAAAAACTCCTACAGGGCAAGCAATTCTGGCTCAACTAAAACAAACCCTTGCTCGACAAACAATTTATTATGAAGGTTACGTCCCCAATGGGGGGTATCACGCGGCAGGATACTGTTTCCTGTCTCTGATAAACGAGAACAAACAAGCAGCAGAAAGCGCTTGGCAAATCGTGGAAAATTCCATGAAAACGCCGGGGAAGAGATTATTTGAACAGGGTCCCATCGTCGCGGGAGTCGCGATCGCCTACGACCTCTGTTACAATACCTGGAGTAAAGAACGCCTCAAAAAAGTTACCCGTTGGCTAGCGGGTCAGTCAGTCTGGCTACTAGAGGGAGATACGCCCAAAAGGGGTTGGAACAGCAATGATTGGAGCAATTGGAATGCTAGAGCGCGCAGTGCAGGGGGATTAGCCGCCTTAGCAATTCTCTACGAACCCGATGAATTTTTCTCCAGATTCATCGACGTTCGACGACTGTCAAAGCTAGCAGAACGCCGGATCGCACGTTATCTAATCACTGCCGTTGGCGATCGCGCCTTTGGGACGGAAGGCGATCACTATACAACGGAACCTTGGGTTCTAAGCCTTCTCCCCTATCTACAAGCTTACCGCAATGTCGTCGGCAAAGACCTAGTGAAAGGGTCGAGTGCCGAATGGTTTTTACCGCAATACATGATGCGGATAGTTGAAAGAGGGAACGAGTTAGCCGTCCCTACCTATGGGCGGAGTCGTCGCTATGCAGGCGAATCGATATTTACTGTGGGAATGGGAACTGTCCCAGAACGATTTCTGCCGGGAGTAAAATGGGTGTTCCGTCGCAACTTTGGCATGGAGGGGAATAAAACCTTCGGCATCAGCAATCCCTACGAAGCTGCTTTCGTTCTCAAAGGATATCGAGAAGATATTCCTGCTAAGAATCCTGGAGAAATTTTGGATCGCGTCTTGACAGACGAAAGGAAAGGCTTCTATGTCTTCCGCAACCAGTGGCAAGGCAGCAAGGATTTTGTCGCCAGTATCTACCTCAAGCGACAACCATTGAGGGGTTCTTGGTCGTTTCCCGATGTAGGCAGTTTTCGCATTTGGGGGTTAGGAGGACGTTGGGCAAATCCCGGCGTTTCCGATAAGGACGGTCAATGGACAGATGAAAATGCGGTGGTCATACCCGACGCGAGACCGTGGAATTCTGCTCAACCGACTTTCTTTGTTTCTAACAAGAATGGTTCGGGAATCGTCAGTTTGAGAAGTGACGATAACGTGCCTGAAAATAGCAACTCTCCCGTAGGGATTGGCTTAGTGCGATCGTTTGCCGTCGATTATAGCGGGTCTTCGGGAGCGCCCGGACTATTTGCAGTAGTAGATAAATTTGTCGGGTCGCCAGAAGCCAAAGAATTTCAGAATAAAATTTGGGTGATGAATACGGAAGGGAAGGTAACGATTGAAGATCGCACCTTTACTATTGAGGCTGCCAATGGCGCGACCATGAAAGGAACTTTTGTTACGCCTTCCCAAGTAAAAATCTCCTATGAAAAAACCAAATCTGGCGGGAAAATTTTGGCGACGGGCGGCAATGAGTTCTTTGTCGTGATGACGGTGCAGAAGGGTCAAGCCCCTCCGGTAAAGATTTCTGGAGAAGGGTTAGATGCGATGGTTCGCATTGGCAAGCAAACCGTTCACTTCGGGCGCGATCGCATTTTTTTGGGAGTCTTTTAAGTTTCTCTGGAAAACTCCAATCCTGGTTGAGTTTTCCAGAGCGATCGAGTTTTATATGCAAGCGATCGCATTACTACAAGCCCAAATTAGTAGTTATGGTGCAATGGAGCTGGAACTATTTCACTTGCGGACGCGGCGCTCGTCTGATTGCGGGAGAAAGTACTTTAGTCCAGAATGAAGGAACTTTTTTACTTAACAATACAGTTTATCCTCAAAAAAATCTTCACAGGCAACCGGAATGATTTCCTTGAGTCCAAGACTTTCGAGATAGGCAATCCATCCTTCAGGCGTATCTTCTATTGGTAGTATTCCTAAGACTCTGGCAACATCTGCAATCCAAGGAACTGTTGAAATTCTGTACCCTTGCCAGTTTTCGCCGAGAGATATCCAATCGGGAACTTCGCTATGGTTAAAATCGAGTGACAACTCGTAACTAGCTCTAAAGCAGTGCATCCTACTCATCGAGTATCTTTATTGACTTAATCGATTAACTACAGGAAAAGTCGATCGCTATTTACGAATATAAACAAATAATAATCATGACAAAGTTAAGAAAAGCCAATATTTTTTGGTTTGATTTCTTTTTTACTCATGAAAATTAACAAATTTGTCTACAATTTAGAAAATCTAGAGGAAATGCTCAAGGAAGATTTTGAGGTGTTATAATATTAAAAATTATAAATAACTTATAGCATGACTTGACAAAAACATCATGCTATGTGTCGACAATGTAAGAATGAGGTTCTATCTATCATGACATCCGTGCCGCTCGATCGATTATCCTTAGAATTATCAGTCGTTGAGTTTTTTGGGCAATCTGCTGGGAGATGGAAATCCCAACGACGGTACTACACTCTTAAGCAGGATGTCGAACCTCAAGAAGTCGTCAGTCTTCTAACCATTCGGTTTTTAGATCGAGGAGCGCCCGAACTGATCGAATTGGCGCAATTGCACGAACTAAAAGATGAAACCTCTCTGATTTGCGGAACCGAGGTAACTTGGGAAAGCAATTACACCAGAACCGTTCGCAAGCCATCGGTTGGGTCTACTATCTTCGGCGTAAAAGGAAATATTTTGTATCGCGATCGCGGTTTTGCCACTACCGAACCCGTCATCGCTACCTATTCTTTTGTCAATCCCAAAACGCTGTGCTTGAGAACTGAATATAGCGGATCTGTCTTCGAGGAAGAGATAAAGCTGATTGGCAATAATTACAGAACTCGACAGACAATTATTTCGCGCTCCGGACAAGAACTCACCATCGGTCAATATCTGGAGAAACGAATCGCTTAAACGTTTGAAAGTCTGAAAGCCAGTCTGAGCCTTCAAGATCCTAAAGATTACAGATTGTTACTTTGTTTTTAATAAATGAGACGAGGGGAACGCTCGTTGAGTATTTTCTAGATCGATTGGTCAACGACTGTTGCCCAAACCCAATAACAAAGTAACTTTTTCTAAGATTAAGGAGAGCTCAATGCTTGACGCTTTTTCCAGAGCAGTAATTAATGCTGATAGCAAAACCGCTTGTATTGGTGGCGAAGAATTAGCTTCTCTCAGAAGTTTTATTGCACAGGGGAACAAACGCCTAGATGCAGTCAACGCGATCGCCAGCAATGCAAGCTGTTGCGTTTCTGATGCTATTGCTGGGATGATTTGCGAAAACACCGGACTAATTCAAGCGGGTGGAAACTGCTATCCCAACCGTCGCATGGCTGCTTGCTTACGCGATGGAGAGATCATCCTCCGCTACGTGACCTACGCCTTGCTAGCTGGCGATGCTTCCGTACTCGACGATCGCTGCTTGAATGGTCTCAAAGAGACCTATGTGGCTTTAGGCGTACCTCTCCAGTCCGCCGCTCGCGCTGTTTCCATTATGAAGGCAATTTGCGTCGCTCACATCAACAACACCAATAAAATGTACGAAGGAACGAGTAAGTTCCGCAAGATGGACACCCCTCAAGGCGATTGCTCCGCTCTATCTGCCGAGTGCGCTAGCTACTTCGATCGCGTTATAGCTGCCCTGAGCTAAGTCAACGCTAATAGCGATCGACCAATTGAATTGAAACAAACTGTCAAAAATAACTATTCTGGAGAAATCGAAACATGAAATCAGTTGTGACGACTGTTATTAGCGCTGCTGATGCAGCAGGTCGGTTCCCCAGCGGCTCTGACCTAGAATCCGTTCAAGGGAGCATCCAGCGTGCAGCCGCTCGTTTGGAAGCTGC
It includes:
- a CDS encoding M1 family metallopeptidase, with product MLRSYFDTEDNERRPFELPGAKPHYNPDRPGQVNHIFLDLVLDIPNKSVRGTCTITLIPVREGINQLTLDAVDLQIDSVLVDNVSQPFDYDRQQLTVRLLNPTENKPIQIAIAYRVENPRRGLYFISPDEHYPNKPVQVWTQGEDEDSRFWFPCFDYPGQLATSEIRVRVPKQFLAISNGGLVSVEEVGEDKIYHWSQKQVHPTYLMTLVVGDFAEIEDKWHGIPVTYYVEKGREADGLRSMGKTPRAIEFFSQKFGYPYPYPKYAQVCVDDFIFGGMENTSTTLLTDRCLLDERAALDNRNTESLVVHELAHQWFGDLVVIKHWSHAWIKEGMATYSEVLWTESEYGKDDAAYYLLGEARNYIDEDSSRYRRPIVTHVYRDAIELYDRHLYEKGACVYHMIRTILGDELFEKAIHTFVRDNAHKTVETVDLLRAIEKATGYNLMFLFDQYVFRGGHPDYKVAYAWDGDSNLAKLTVTQTQAKENKNASKSELFDLKIPIGFGYINNPVQLKTFTLRIHEKEQSFYFPLEKKPDFVSFDAGNNFLKTVTLEYPIPELKAQLKCDPDPISRIHAAAALAKKGGLEVIEALCDTLTQDPVWGVRVEAAKQLAKIKLDQAGTALMKGLQDENARVRRAVVEALGEIKTPECYEALKNVLEKGDASYYVEASAARSLGGIISGTLKEKEGEVIDLLKKVLEERSGWNQVVTSGAIGGLSNLKTSSAAVDIILDYTKLGIPQPLRLASIRALGTISVGQTPDKVEAILERLEAISKESFFLTQVAVTSALGQMETPKAIGILQSLAEQTSDGRVRRLAEEAVEKVQKNLGSDKAIKELREELEKIKQENQELKSRVAELEAKAK
- a CDS encoding homogentisate phytyltransferase, with protein sequence MRQISSTTTKNLLQNPISWLHSLWKFSRPHTIIGTSLSVLALYIIAIANLENSVKLENLWQLLGTWIACLCGNIYIVGLNQLEDVAIDEINKPHLPIAAGEFSRKQGQSIIGITGILALVLAGFLGSWLLVTVSISLVIGTAYSLTPIRLKRFPFWAALCIFTVRGVIVNLGLFLHFRKTLQGQESILPSVWVLTLFILVFTVAIAIFKDVPDMEGDKQYNITTFTLLLGKQAVFNLARWVITLCYLGTILAGIGRIPGVNSGFLVLSHGGLLILLWWRSWEVDLENKNAIAQFYQFIWKLFFLEYLFFPAACILQ
- a CDS encoding phycobiliprotein lyase produces the protein MTSVPLDRLSLELSVVEFFGQSAGRWKSQRRYYTLKQDVEPQEVVSLLTIRFLDRGAPELIELAQLHELKDETSLICGTEVTWESNYTRTVRKPSVGSTIFGVKGNILYRDRGFATTEPVIATYSFVNPKTLCLRTEYSGSVFEEEIKLIGNNYRTRQTIISRSGQELTIGQYLEKRIA
- a CDS encoding phycobilisome protein, coding for MLDAFSRAVINADSKTACIGGEELASLRSFIAQGNKRLDAVNAIASNASCCVSDAIAGMICENTGLIQAGGNCYPNRRMAACLRDGEIILRYVTYALLAGDASVLDDRCLNGLKETYVALGVPLQSAARAVSIMKAICVAHINNTNKMYEGTSKFRKMDTPQGDCSALSAECASYFDRVIAALS